Proteins encoded in a region of the Thermodesulfobacteriota bacterium genome:
- the fabI gene encoding enoyl-ACP reductase FabI: MLKDKKALVIGIANEDSIAYGCAKAFKSLGADLAITYFNDKAKPYVEPLAKELEASIFMPCDVRKEGDLEKVFTEIGRKWGKLDIALHSIAFAPKGDLQGRLVDSSLEGFLTAVDVSCHSFIRMARLSESLMKEGGTLFTMSYYGAHMVVEHYNLMGPIKAALEATVRYLAAELGPKIRVNAISPGPIQTRAASGLSHFDELLSIATVKAPAKALASIDDVGNATAALATEAGKLITGETIYVDGGYHIID, translated from the coding sequence AAGGCCTTCAAATCCCTCGGAGCCGATTTAGCGATTACTTATTTTAACGACAAGGCTAAACCCTACGTCGAGCCTCTGGCAAAGGAGCTTGAGGCATCTATTTTCATGCCATGCGACGTGAGAAAAGAGGGAGACCTGGAAAAAGTTTTTACTGAAATTGGTCGAAAATGGGGCAAACTCGACATCGCACTCCATTCAATAGCCTTTGCCCCAAAGGGTGACCTGCAAGGAAGGCTGGTTGACTCATCCCTTGAAGGATTTCTCACCGCAGTGGATGTCTCTTGCCATTCCTTCATACGAATGGCCCGGCTGTCCGAATCCCTAATGAAGGAAGGCGGAACCCTATTTACCATGAGCTACTATGGCGCGCACATGGTCGTGGAACATTACAACCTCATGGGGCCGATAAAGGCAGCCCTGGAAGCTACCGTAAGATACCTGGCGGCAGAACTAGGCCCGAAGATCCGGGTTAACGCAATTTCTCCCGGGCCCATCCAGACGCGCGCAGCATCCGGCCTTTCACACTTCGATGAGCTTCTAAGCATAGCAACCGTGAAGGCCCCGGCCAAAGCACTCGCCTCAATAGATGATGTAGGGAATGCAACCGCGGCATTGGCAACTGAAGCAGGGAAGTTGATAACCGGTGAGACTATATACGTTGACGGTGGGTACCACATAATCGATTAA